One window of the Pseudochaenichthys georgianus chromosome 21, fPseGeo1.2, whole genome shotgun sequence genome contains the following:
- the LOC117466284 gene encoding C-type lectin lectoxin-Lio2-like, producing MKTSEEYFPNEEARMGSPMEDGSDYLMMDETASEFFQTDQMSPMAADSPVINHVREPRALRRQAVNSPEERRSSPKHNKQGQSCSPGVMIEGKCYQFFKEPKKAADAEFFCQDHFSGGHLASISSPHVHREVMNLIRQNGGLTRTWVGGLRYLETGRFIWLDGSHWGFADWLSGEPNNTSDLEDCVELLPQGNGKFNDFTCWEPQAFVCSY from the exons ATGAAAACTTCAGAGGAGTATTTCCCAAATGAAGAGGCTAGGATGGGCTCTCCCATGGAGGATGGGTCCGACTATTTGATGATGGATGAAACAGCGAGTGAGTTTTTCCAAACAGACCAGATGTCCCCAATGGCAGCAGACAGTCCTGTGATTAATCATGTAAGAGAGCCAAGGGCATTGAGGAGGCAGGCTGTAAACAGTCCTGAAGAAAGAAGATCATCACCAAAACACAACAAGCAAG GGCAGAGCTGTTCCCCTGGTGTGATGATCGAGGGGAAGTGTTACCAGTTCTTCAAAGAGCCAAAGAAGGCTGCAGATGCTGAG TTCTTCTGCCAGGATCATTTCTCTGGAGGTCACCTGGCCTCCATCTCCAGCCCTCACGTCCACAGAGAGGTGATGAACCTGATCCGGCAGAACGGAGGTCTGACTCGCACCTGGGTCGGAGGGCTGAGATATTTGGAG ACCGGTCGCTTCATCTGGTTGGACGGCTCTCACTGGGGCTTTGCTGATTGGCTGTCAGGGGAGCCCAACAACACGTCAGATTTGGAGGACTGCGTGGAATTGCTGCCACAGG GAAATGGAAAGTTCAATGACTTCACCTGCTGGGAACCTCAGGCTTTCGTCTGCTCCTATTAA